A single Tenacibaculum sp. 190524A02b DNA region contains:
- a CDS encoding AraC family transcriptional regulator: protein MYLTNHTLLNKDLFIENHITNNCGVFTKNYSLNEKFGQGNLITHSFDGLHIEFLTATLHDNYILKNVNSSNTFDLSILLKGEKVISCRSVNKEITQESQETLMYFTKNDEECIKYYKNIPVKEIRVKMFYEFIKKHQLTTLFPLLKKCSEINSVYSFTATFCSKTQEIITNLLTDTRKGILKRLFLESKVLELISLQVEQQNKLNSSEHLVKKLYKVRNIISANLNEHFSIKKLSKEVLLNDTILKKEFKRVFNTTISEYSTSLRMTKARELLTHTDKPIYEVSDIVGYKNPTHFSAAFKKHESLTPKQFRGKHAV from the coding sequence ATGTATTTAACCAACCATACTTTATTAAATAAAGATTTATTTATAGAAAATCATATAACAAACAATTGTGGAGTTTTTACCAAAAACTACTCACTCAACGAAAAATTTGGTCAAGGAAATCTTATTACCCATTCTTTTGATGGGCTTCATATAGAGTTTTTAACAGCAACTTTACATGACAACTATATTTTAAAAAATGTTAACTCTAGTAATACGTTTGATTTATCAATTTTATTAAAAGGAGAAAAAGTCATTAGTTGTAGATCTGTTAATAAAGAAATTACTCAAGAGTCGCAAGAAACATTAATGTACTTCACAAAGAATGATGAAGAATGTATTAAATATTATAAAAACATTCCTGTAAAGGAAATTCGAGTTAAAATGTTTTATGAATTTATAAAAAAACATCAATTGACTACCTTATTTCCTTTATTAAAAAAATGTTCTGAAATTAATAGTGTGTATAGTTTTACGGCTACTTTTTGTTCTAAAACTCAAGAAATAATCACTAATTTATTAACCGATACTAGAAAAGGTATCTTAAAGCGTTTATTTTTAGAATCAAAAGTACTTGAATTGATTTCATTACAAGTAGAACAACAGAATAAATTAAACTCTTCTGAGCATTTAGTAAAAAAACTGTATAAAGTTAGGAACATTATTTCAGCAAACTTAAACGAACATTTTTCTATTAAGAAATTGTCTAAAGAGGTTTTACTGAATGATACCATTTTAAAAAAAGAATTTAAACGTGTTTTTAACACTACTATTTCTGAGTATTCTACTTCCTTACGAATGACTAAAGCTCGTGAATTGTTAACACATACTGATAAACCTATTTATGAAGTTTCAGATATAGTGGGTTATAAAAATCCTACACATTTTTCTGCAGCTTTTAAAAAGCATGAAAGTCTTACCCCTAAACAGTTTAGAGGTAAGCATGCTGTTTAA
- a CDS encoding heparan-alpha-glucosaminide N-acetyltransferase domain-containing protein: MSTTITKTKRIQAIDLARGIGVFFIPMAHTLLIYGTTYTQEESWLGLLVHFFGKWAGVFLIAMGFSYTLSKRNTISSSIKRGLYLLGIGYFMNFLKFIVPTVLGVIPDSFIKAYGWTPPANFGNMIYMLLTGDILQLAGVCLFFMGVVHKYGQKNKYITLVLAVLVLLITEFIRGYRIGIPGVDYILDLLWGKDWNVYFSVFPWGAFIFVGMFFGYLFNESNKDVEKTFKAMLYAGLATVIIGGALCFYDYEYHMRDYFHLGAGGVLYLLGYNLLFFWLAQIILKRIKPNKITDVFFYCSNRITSIYVVQWALICWGMTFFGYHDKTVVPILLLMILFTVLTFAVQKVVDKAFEKSSKK; encoded by the coding sequence ATGAGTACTACTATAACAAAAACTAAAAGAATTCAAGCTATTGATTTAGCAAGAGGAATTGGTGTGTTTTTTATACCAATGGCGCATACATTACTAATTTATGGAACTACCTACACTCAAGAAGAAAGTTGGTTAGGATTATTAGTCCATTTTTTTGGAAAATGGGCTGGAGTTTTTTTAATAGCTATGGGATTTTCATATACGCTATCTAAAAGGAATACGATCAGTTCTTCTATTAAAAGAGGACTCTATTTATTAGGAATAGGATACTTTATGAATTTCTTAAAGTTTATTGTCCCTACTGTATTAGGTGTTATACCAGATAGTTTTATAAAAGCGTATGGTTGGACACCACCCGCAAATTTTGGTAATATGATATATATGTTATTAACAGGAGACATATTACAGTTAGCTGGGGTATGCTTGTTTTTTATGGGTGTAGTTCATAAATACGGACAAAAGAATAAATACATAACCTTAGTATTAGCGGTTTTAGTTTTATTGATTACAGAATTTATTAGAGGGTACAGGATAGGAATACCAGGAGTTGATTACATATTAGATTTATTATGGGGGAAAGATTGGAATGTATACTTTTCAGTATTTCCTTGGGGAGCATTTATTTTTGTAGGAATGTTTTTTGGCTATCTATTTAATGAAAGTAACAAAGATGTTGAAAAAACATTTAAAGCTATGTTATATGCGGGCTTAGCCACGGTAATAATAGGAGGAGCGCTATGTTTTTATGATTATGAGTATCATATGAGAGATTACTTTCATTTAGGGGCAGGAGGCGTATTGTATTTATTAGGCTATAACTTATTGTTTTTCTGGTTAGCGCAAATCATTTTAAAAAGAATAAAACCTAATAAAATAACTGATGTATTTTTTTATTGTAGTAATAGAATCACATCAATATATGTAGTGCAGTGGGCTTTAATTTGTTGGGGCATGACTTTTTTTGGATACCATGATAAAACGGTAGTTCCTATACTTTTACTAATGATACTTTTTACAGTGTTAACATTTGCAGTGCAAAAAGTAGTTGATAAAGCTTTTGAAAAAAGTAGCAAGAAATAA
- a CDS encoding IucA/IucC family siderophore biosynthesis protein: MKQPTLTIHPKTWSQVNKQLIKKAISEFTHELIFNPVLIEDLGKGWKKYELATETGKIRYTFEAKQFYLDHWYVNIESIKKIVQEEKQELDALKFIVEFKEILQIPDEFLATYLEEITSTLISACYKYDNEQFSSEELAKRSFQDIEHAMTEGHPCFVANNGRIGFNRNDYLKYAPEVDYKFNIYWIAGHKNYTTFTALETFNYESLLKSELGVEKLETFRALLENKQLNVEEYVFMPVHPWQWENKLVHVFAADIANEDIVFLGESEDQFSAQQSIRTLFNATNPQKLYTKTALSILNMGFVRGLSPYYMQSTPHITHWINNLLGNDSYLKNNGFTMLGEVATVGYHNHYYEVLGKTNPHNKMLSALWRESPYSKISENQEVATMAALLHIDKNDTSLMVEWIKASKLETKSWVKKYLKAYLSPLLHCFYKYELVFMPHGENLILVLENYTPAYVLMKDITEEVIVFNETMELPEHVDRLFTKTSDKMKILSIFTDVFDCIFRFIGQILETHGEFSENQFWELVADCIHEYQEEYPEFSDKYERYNLFESQFDRCCLNKLQLSNTKQMLNLADPIESLKLDGVLENPIAQFAVKKEKALMKL; the protein is encoded by the coding sequence ATGAAACAACCTACGCTAACTATACATCCTAAAACTTGGAGTCAAGTTAATAAACAATTAATAAAAAAGGCTATAAGTGAATTTACTCATGAGCTCATTTTTAATCCTGTTTTAATAGAGGATTTAGGAAAAGGATGGAAGAAGTATGAACTAGCCACAGAAACAGGTAAAATAAGATACACTTTTGAAGCAAAACAATTTTATCTAGATCATTGGTATGTTAATATTGAAAGCATAAAAAAAATAGTTCAAGAAGAAAAACAAGAGCTGGATGCCTTAAAATTTATTGTAGAGTTTAAAGAGATATTACAAATACCCGATGAATTCCTAGCAACGTATTTAGAAGAAATAACAAGCACTTTAATAAGTGCTTGTTATAAATATGATAACGAACAATTTTCATCTGAAGAATTAGCAAAAAGAAGCTTTCAAGATATAGAGCATGCTATGACAGAAGGACACCCTTGTTTTGTAGCTAATAATGGACGTATAGGATTTAATAGAAATGATTATTTGAAATATGCACCAGAAGTAGATTATAAATTTAATATTTATTGGATTGCGGGGCATAAAAACTATACCACATTTACAGCTTTAGAAACATTTAATTATGAAAGTTTATTAAAAAGTGAATTAGGAGTTGAAAAGTTAGAAACTTTTAGAGCACTACTTGAAAATAAACAATTAAACGTTGAAGAGTATGTATTTATGCCTGTTCATCCATGGCAATGGGAAAATAAACTAGTTCACGTATTTGCAGCAGATATAGCTAATGAGGATATTGTTTTTTTAGGAGAAAGTGAAGATCAATTTTCAGCACAACAATCTATAAGAACATTGTTCAATGCTACTAATCCACAAAAATTATATACAAAAACAGCACTTTCTATATTAAATATGGGATTTGTAAGAGGGTTATCACCTTACTATATGCAAAGTACTCCACATATTACCCATTGGATAAATAATTTATTAGGAAATGATTCTTACCTAAAAAATAACGGGTTTACCATGTTAGGTGAAGTAGCAACGGTAGGATATCACAATCATTATTATGAAGTTTTAGGAAAAACGAACCCTCATAATAAAATGTTATCAGCCTTATGGAGAGAGAGTCCATATAGTAAAATAAGCGAGAATCAAGAAGTAGCAACAATGGCTGCATTGTTACATATTGATAAAAATGACACTTCTTTGATGGTGGAGTGGATTAAAGCCTCGAAATTAGAAACCAAATCTTGGGTAAAGAAATATTTAAAAGCATATTTAAGTCCACTGTTGCATTGTTTCTACAAATATGAATTGGTATTCATGCCGCATGGAGAAAACCTAATTTTAGTTTTAGAAAATTATACACCAGCATATGTATTAATGAAAGACATAACAGAGGAAGTAATTGTATTTAATGAAACTATGGAGTTACCAGAGCATGTAGATAGGTTGTTTACTAAGACTTCTGATAAAATGAAAATACTATCAATTTTTACCGATGTATTTGACTGTATTTTCAGGTTTATAGGACAGATATTAGAAACACATGGTGAATTTTCAGAAAATCAATTTTGGGAGCTTGTAGCAGATTGCATTCATGAATATCAAGAAGAATACCCAGAGTTTTCAGATAAGTATGAACGTTATAATTTGTTTGAATCTCAATTTGATAGATGCTGTTTAAATAAACTACAATTATCTAATACAAAGCAAATGTTGAATCTAGCGGATCCAATTGAGAGCCTAAAACTAGATGGAGTATTAGAGAATCCAATAGCTCAGTTTGCTGTCAAAAAAGAAAAAGCACTAATGAAATTATAG
- a CDS encoding SusD/RagB family nutrient-binding outer membrane lipoprotein, whose translation MKKSNLFKNILLGLIVIFTSCSDLSELNINPNEPTQPEASYLLTNAIYTLGNQTATNGFTFSSTLMQHHGKFDFNDVDQYEIETNNAVWVANYKLLADMNDVLASEKASVSTKAVAKIVKAIIGAELTDLYGPVPFFEAGNKNNLTPKYDQQKDIYTATNGVLSLLAQATSTLTTDNTGIVGDILFSGNKESWIKLANVLQLRYLLRISENYPSVGAKIKQIIATGNIFASNADNAVLAFQGEPNHWFLSRVRDGDFSLYSVTTTVLKMLEDKQDPRLAFYYKTNDAGNYVGITPGSNDRAGNYTGLSNNLRATDVMDMVFATYHEQEFILAEAALKGYITSDAQTHYENAVKANFEYRNVAIPADYLTSASKGQWNGNLENIINQKYLANIMTGHEAWFDYRRTGFPTIPVALNNINGDKVPVRFKYPSEETFTNKANNAQALSWLTGGNDYNSKSWWDK comes from the coding sequence ATGAAAAAAAGTAATTTATTCAAAAATATACTACTAGGATTAATCGTAATTTTTACCTCATGTAGTGACCTTTCGGAGTTAAATATCAATCCAAACGAACCAACACAACCGGAAGCAAGTTATTTATTAACAAACGCAATCTATACATTAGGAAATCAAACAGCAACTAATGGGTTTACATTCAGTAGTACGTTAATGCAACACCATGGTAAGTTTGATTTTAATGATGTAGATCAATATGAGATAGAAACTAATAATGCTGTGTGGGTAGCTAATTATAAATTATTAGCAGATATGAACGATGTATTAGCAAGTGAAAAAGCAAGTGTATCAACAAAAGCAGTAGCTAAAATTGTAAAAGCAATTATTGGTGCTGAACTAACAGATTTATACGGACCAGTACCTTTTTTTGAAGCAGGAAATAAAAATAATTTAACACCAAAGTACGATCAACAAAAAGATATTTACACCGCTACCAATGGAGTATTAAGTTTATTAGCACAAGCTACTTCAACATTAACAACAGATAATACAGGAATTGTTGGAGATATTCTTTTCTCAGGAAACAAAGAATCTTGGATAAAATTAGCCAACGTATTACAATTACGTTATTTACTAAGAATAAGTGAAAATTACCCAAGCGTAGGCGCAAAAATTAAGCAAATTATAGCTACAGGAAATATTTTTGCTTCTAATGCAGATAATGCTGTTTTAGCATTTCAAGGAGAACCTAATCATTGGTTTTTATCAAGAGTAAGAGATGGTGATTTCTCGCTATATAGTGTTACTACTACGGTATTAAAAATGTTAGAAGATAAACAAGACCCAAGATTAGCATTTTATTACAAAACAAACGATGCTGGCAATTATGTAGGAATTACACCAGGCTCAAATGATAGAGCAGGTAATTATACAGGACTAAGTAATAACCTAAGAGCAACAGATGTAATGGATATGGTATTTGCTACCTATCATGAACAAGAGTTTATTTTAGCAGAAGCTGCTTTAAAAGGGTATATAACATCAGACGCACAAACACATTATGAAAATGCAGTAAAAGCAAATTTTGAGTATAGAAATGTAGCTATTCCAGCTGATTATTTAACAAGTGCTTCGAAAGGACAATGGAATGGTAATTTAGAGAATATCATCAACCAAAAGTATTTAGCTAATATCATGACAGGACATGAAGCATGGTTTGATTATAGAAGAACAGGATTTCCAACAATTCCAGTAGCTCTAAATAATATTAATGGAGATAAAGTTCCTGTAAGATTCAAATATCCATCAGAGGAAACATTCACAAATAAAGCAAACAATGCACAAGCTTTAAGTTGGTTAACTGGAGGGAATGATTATAATTCTAAATCTTGGTGGGATAAGTAA
- a CDS encoding crotonase/enoyl-CoA hydratase family protein: MLNQYKNIEVDYYPEYELVNWKIKTEGIPNFCIEALREFKRFSEDLKMMFSDNMYPLKYIVSSSTHNEVYNLGGDLPYFYESIKSKNKEKLKEYAHLCIDAIYNIYKSFDLPIINISLVEGNAYGGGFECVLAHDVVLANKKAKFCLPENKFNLFPGMGAYSFLCRKLNIKKATEILYSGAIYKARELEESGLIDTIFQEEESIKAIIKYINKNKSSFNFQYCHYQSIKKVFPLQKGELLDITDLWVNACLNMESKDLRRMELIINAQKRKLKITA; the protein is encoded by the coding sequence ATGTTAAATCAGTATAAGAATATTGAGGTAGATTATTATCCAGAATATGAATTAGTAAACTGGAAGATTAAAACAGAGGGAATACCTAATTTTTGTATTGAAGCCCTTAGAGAGTTTAAACGTTTTTCTGAAGATCTTAAAATGATGTTTTCAGATAATATGTACCCCTTAAAATATATAGTTTCAAGCTCAACACATAATGAAGTCTATAATCTTGGAGGAGATTTGCCATATTTTTATGAAAGCATTAAGTCAAAAAACAAAGAAAAGTTAAAAGAATATGCGCATTTATGTATAGATGCTATTTATAATATTTATAAATCATTTGATTTACCAATTATAAATATCTCTTTGGTTGAAGGCAATGCTTATGGAGGAGGTTTTGAATGTGTATTAGCTCATGATGTAGTATTAGCAAATAAGAAGGCTAAATTTTGCCTTCCTGAAAATAAATTCAATTTATTTCCAGGAATGGGAGCCTATAGTTTTTTATGTAGAAAATTAAATATTAAAAAAGCTACTGAAATACTTTATAGCGGAGCTATTTATAAAGCTAGAGAGCTAGAAGAATCTGGGTTAATAGACACAATTTTTCAAGAAGAAGAAAGCATTAAGGCAATCATAAAATATATAAATAAGAACAAATCAAGTTTTAATTTTCAGTATTGTCATTATCAAAGTATAAAGAAAGTTTTCCCTTTGCAAAAGGGAGAATTATTAGACATAACAGACCTTTGGGTAAATGCTTGTTTAAACATGGAGAGTAAAGATTTGAGGAGAATGGAATTAATTATTAATGCTCAAAAGAGAAAATTAAAAATAACAGCATAA
- a CDS encoding nitroreductase gives MDFEQLTRIIRGRRTHYASDFSEEKISKELIEEIVTNAIWAPTHKLTQPWRFVVLEGKHHENLGNYMANYYRERYTEEEFSNQRFEETKQYPKNATLIVLIMERSKRVKIPEWEEIAAVSSAVQNMWLSCTSLKIGAYWDSGEATIKYVSEIIDLKDNEKCFGIFYMGYLKKDTLEVNRKRKSITKKLSWQKI, from the coding sequence ATGGATTTTGAGCAATTAACAAGAATAATAAGAGGTAGAAGAACCCACTATGCTTCTGATTTTTCTGAAGAAAAAATATCAAAAGAATTAATAGAAGAAATTGTTACTAATGCAATATGGGCACCTACACATAAATTGACACAACCATGGAGATTTGTGGTACTAGAAGGGAAGCATCATGAAAATTTAGGGAACTATATGGCTAATTATTATAGAGAGCGATATACTGAAGAAGAATTTTCAAATCAAAGGTTTGAAGAAACAAAACAGTACCCTAAAAATGCTACACTGATAGTTCTAATAATGGAAAGAAGTAAAAGAGTAAAAATACCAGAGTGGGAAGAAATAGCCGCAGTTTCATCTGCTGTTCAAAACATGTGGTTAAGTTGTACTTCTTTAAAAATAGGAGCTTATTGGGATTCAGGAGAAGCAACTATTAAATATGTATCAGAAATTATTGATTTAAAAGACAATGAAAAATGCTTTGGAATATTCTATATGGGCTATTTGAAGAAAGATACGTTAGAGGTGAATAGAAAAAGAAAATCAATAACTAAAAAATTAAGTTGGCAAAAAATATAA
- a CDS encoding SusC/RagA family TonB-linked outer membrane protein, whose translation MRQYILTIVNKENKMGNKNFLVTVLTFLVSICTYAQSTSIKGIISDGNFPLPGANVTVVNSDKGATTDFDGNFIINNVSSGNLVLSVSFIGHETKTVNVTVISGETKNIGTIVLQPLSEQLNEIVVTALGIKKEEKSLGYAVSTLKPKELAEAKETNLVNSLNGKVAGVQITNGSSGVGSSSRVVIRGEVSLNSGQNGPLFIVDGVPINNRTYLNTIQNTGGSEMQEVDYGNGASEINSDDIESMSVLKGASATALYGSRGANGVILINTKSAKRNKKLQVEVNTGLTLESVLRLPKYQNKYGQGWAGDFKYVDGLNNALGSNDQEDVSWGPQALGQLITQFDSPTTGGLRAGDIFARGWVRNADGTITSPATDPNDIIATPFVTRPNNVEDFFRTGHTSTISTSVGFGGEKSDVVFSLGLLDSEGIIPNTDLTRKSFRVNGSVDVTDKMKLSLKSNYINSKSNNRPSSGYGSESAMYIFTWYGRTVNTNALKEYWQRGYEGLEQFNYNYAWHDNPYFMLNENTNAFDKHRLLGNIKLEYQFTDALKLQARSGMDYYSDHRESKRAYSTQRFLQGAYKDERVNFKEINTDVLLSYKKDISDSFGLNVDLGGNIMEQEVNFLSNIANKLVIPGIYNLKNSGLPLVTDQYKLEKEIRSLYGVFGLSYDNKLFLELSARNDWSSTLPEDNNSYFYPSASLSAVMTDIFEMPEMFNFFKLRGSWAKVGNDTEPYNLKTPYQYQIPYAGNRTLSRGNVLLNENLKPEQITSYEVGADLRMFGNSVNLDLTYYRSISEDQIIRVPVSNTVGYLSQVINGGKIQNQGIEALLTVKPVKNENFEWASSINFTKNEGKVLELPEGTDGVLTTNFASVYDAEGSKVFIQARKGEKLGNMYGRRFKRHNGKIVYKDGAPVIEDELQLLGNYNPDFSLGFNNSFTYKNFSLSFLVDWKQGGTLISRTKQVGTYAGNLESSVDRNAYKDIVPDGVKEVNGQYVPLTDADAVGWWAYYKPLYNRKSHQETGIVDATYVKLREVKFGYNVPTTLVEKLGMESIRVSLVGRNLALWTPSSNPHFDPETLALQGSNIVPGIEDVSYPSARSYGINFLFKF comes from the coding sequence TTGCGTCAGTATATTTTAACTATTGTAAATAAAGAAAACAAGATGGGTAACAAAAATTTTTTAGTAACTGTACTTACATTTTTAGTAAGTATTTGCACTTATGCACAAAGTACCTCCATAAAAGGTATTATAAGTGATGGCAATTTTCCATTGCCAGGGGCAAATGTAACAGTTGTAAATTCTGATAAAGGGGCTACAACTGATTTTGATGGAAACTTTATAATTAATAATGTTTCTTCAGGTAATTTAGTATTAAGTGTTTCATTTATAGGACACGAAACAAAAACAGTTAATGTAACTGTAATTTCAGGAGAAACTAAAAACATAGGAACTATTGTATTACAACCACTTTCAGAACAACTAAATGAAATAGTGGTTACAGCATTAGGAATTAAAAAAGAAGAAAAGTCTTTAGGATATGCAGTGTCTACTTTAAAGCCTAAGGAATTAGCAGAAGCAAAAGAAACAAACTTAGTAAACTCTTTAAATGGTAAGGTTGCCGGAGTACAAATAACAAATGGTTCTTCGGGGGTAGGATCATCATCAAGAGTTGTAATTCGTGGGGAAGTATCATTAAACTCAGGGCAAAATGGGCCATTATTTATTGTAGATGGAGTTCCAATAAACAACAGAACGTATTTAAATACAATTCAAAACACAGGAGGTAGTGAAATGCAAGAAGTTGATTATGGAAATGGAGCTTCTGAAATCAATTCAGATGATATTGAAAGTATGAGTGTACTTAAAGGAGCAAGTGCTACAGCTTTATACGGTTCTCGAGGAGCTAACGGAGTTATTTTAATCAATACAAAATCAGCTAAAAGAAATAAAAAATTACAAGTTGAGGTAAATACAGGATTAACATTAGAAAGTGTATTACGTTTACCAAAATACCAAAATAAATACGGACAAGGTTGGGCTGGAGACTTTAAGTATGTTGATGGTTTAAACAATGCTTTGGGGTCAAATGATCAAGAAGATGTTTCTTGGGGACCACAAGCATTAGGACAATTAATTACACAGTTTGATAGTCCAACTACTGGAGGTTTAAGAGCTGGAGACATTTTTGCCAGAGGATGGGTAAGAAATGCAGATGGTACAATTACTTCACCTGCAACAGATCCTAATGATATTATTGCTACACCATTTGTAACTAGACCTAATAATGTTGAAGATTTTTTTAGAACAGGACATACTTCAACAATATCAACATCTGTAGGATTTGGAGGAGAAAAGTCAGATGTGGTATTCAGTTTAGGTTTGTTGGATAGTGAAGGCATCATTCCAAATACAGATTTAACAAGAAAATCTTTTAGAGTAAATGGAAGTGTTGATGTAACGGATAAAATGAAGTTATCATTAAAATCAAACTATATTAATTCAAAAAGTAATAACCGTCCAAGTTCTGGGTATGGTTCAGAATCTGCAATGTATATTTTTACATGGTATGGAAGAACGGTAAATACAAACGCTTTAAAAGAATACTGGCAAAGAGGTTATGAAGGCTTAGAGCAGTTTAACTATAACTACGCTTGGCATGACAATCCTTATTTCATGTTAAATGAAAATACCAATGCATTTGATAAGCATAGGTTATTAGGAAATATAAAATTAGAATACCAATTTACTGATGCTTTAAAGTTACAAGCAAGAAGTGGTATGGATTACTACTCAGATCATCGTGAATCTAAAAGAGCTTATAGTACACAGCGTTTCTTACAAGGAGCTTATAAAGATGAAAGAGTAAACTTTAAAGAAATAAATACAGATGTATTACTATCGTATAAAAAGGATATTAGTGACTCCTTCGGATTAAATGTAGACTTAGGAGGAAACATTATGGAACAAGAAGTTAACTTCTTATCTAATATAGCTAATAAATTAGTAATTCCAGGAATTTATAACTTAAAAAACTCAGGATTACCTTTAGTAACAGATCAGTATAAATTAGAAAAAGAAATTAGAAGTTTATACGGAGTATTTGGGTTATCATATGACAATAAATTATTCTTAGAGTTATCAGCTCGTAATGATTGGTCTTCTACTTTACCAGAAGATAATAATTCATATTTCTATCCATCAGCATCGCTAAGTGCTGTTATGACTGATATTTTTGAAATGCCAGAAATGTTTAATTTCTTTAAGTTAAGAGGTTCATGGGCAAAAGTAGGAAATGATACAGAACCCTATAATTTAAAAACTCCATATCAATATCAAATCCCATATGCTGGTAACAGAACTTTAAGTAGAGGTAATGTATTATTAAATGAAAATTTAAAACCAGAACAAATCACTTCATATGAAGTTGGAGCAGATTTAAGAATGTTTGGTAATAGCGTAAATTTAGATCTTACTTATTATAGATCTATTTCAGAAGATCAAATTATTAGAGTTCCAGTATCAAATACTGTAGGATATTTAAGTCAGGTAATTAACGGAGGTAAAATCCAGAATCAAGGTATTGAAGCATTGTTAACAGTAAAACCAGTTAAGAATGAGAACTTTGAATGGGCATCAAGCATAAACTTTACCAAAAATGAAGGAAAAGTATTAGAGTTACCAGAAGGAACTGATGGAGTTTTAACTACTAATTTTGCCTCTGTATATGATGCAGAAGGATCAAAAGTATTTATTCAAGCAAGAAAAGGTGAAAAGCTTGGAAATATGTACGGAAGAAGATTCAAACGTCATAATGGAAAAATAGTTTATAAAGATGGAGCACCAGTAATAGAAGATGAGCTACAATTATTAGGAAACTATAATCCAGACTTTTCACTAGGCTTTAATAATTCATTTACCTACAAAAACTTTAGCTTATCATTTTTAGTAGATTGGAAGCAAGGAGGAACGTTAATCTCAAGAACAAAACAAGTAGGTACGTACGCTGGTAACTTAGAAAGTTCAGTAGACAGAAATGCTTATAAAGATATTGTTCCTGATGGTGTAAAAGAGGTAAACGGACAATACGTACCATTAACTGATGCTGATGCAGTAGGTTGGTGGGCATACTACAAGCCACTTTACAACAGAAAGAGTCATCAAGAAACAGGAATTGTAGATGCAACTTATGTAAAATTAAGAGAAGTAAAATTTGGTTATAATGTACCAACTACATTGGTAGAAAAATTAGGAATGGAAAGTATACGTGTTTCTTTAGTTGGAAGAAATTTAGCTTTATGGACACCTTCTTCAAATCCACATTTTGATCCTGAAACATTAGCATTACAAGGGAGTAATATCGTTCCTGGTATTGAAGACGTATCGTATCCATCAGCAAGAAGCTACGGAATTAACTTTTTATTTAAGTTCTAA